The Lasioglossum baleicum chromosome 5, iyLasBale1, whole genome shotgun sequence genome segment TCTCATCGAGAATCGACTCATAAATCTGTTGCatgataactagacagcggattttatgcttttatgacgaaatcgagtaggtgtaatttacaacagtaaaaatattaaacattaaatgcatttttaattttcaattttttaaaattgatatatatatatgctgttttcaattttttgtaaaaatattggaagaatttaaaaatattgttatattattttcaacccctaTTAAACacatattacgaaagaaaataaattcctgtttcactctagtagtttgttgcaattcaggtatgtacaacatgtttattttgcataaagatcctttgTCTAAAATGATAACACACGTATGGTCACATATTCGACGAACGTTTAGTCAGCTGTTTATTTCTTCTGTAAATTCCTCGActacagtggcgcacccagggggggagccagggggccaagtcccccaccaagaaaaaaatgttcagcttccaaaattaaaatcgcggaatagccctgggtaccgttgatagatattttggcttaaaaaaaggtcatcacgcaaaacctagggctgggttcaactcggcccccccaagattacatcctgggtgcgccactgctcgACTAAATAAACTTAAAAATGTCTCCGGTGATTTTGGTGCAGCCTGTATACTCTCTACTCTTCCTCCCCCTCGGTATTCGGTCAGACCTCTCTAAAACCATCTATTCTGCTTTGTCGGGCAGTAACCCTTCAGGGGTGGAGAATGGGGACAAAATTTTCGCCAAAATTGCTCTACGAGGGGACATATGGGATATCGGATGGGGGGACGGGATGGGAGGACACAGGAACTCTACGAGCTAGAACAAGACATCAGTTTCAGAACACTTACTTGCATCAAAGCAAGCTCCGACTCTATATTCACGATCCGAAATTTCGAGAGGCCGTAAACGTTGACCTGTTTGAAGTTCATGGTGTACATGGAGAAGGAATGAGTCATATCCGGCACTGGCATGGGGTCCGGTATCGGCGCCCCAGGTAGTCCCACCGGATCCTCTTGCTGATAGTGCTTCAAGATCGCGCGAATATGATCTCCGAGTCGTTTTTCACCGAGTGCGATGTCTTTTGCCGTGTCATTTTTCTCTGCGAAGCCGTTATCGACGATTTTATACATAGAAATAAATGCAGTTATAATACAAGATACTTAGCCGCGCACCCCCGTCATTTTCACAAAAGCGAATGATTGAGTTGgcaggaaagtaatttcggtatttttgaTTGAAACAATGATTGATTTTTCatttaagcaatgaactttaatcaatagtatattttccattttgttcgatgatcttttgccatctttctggtagcttgaTAATTCCACGCTCGTAAAACTTCTGGTCCTTATaaaaaaactgatccaagtgcgatttcagtTCATCATCGTTAGCGAATGTTTTACCATTCAAGGAGTTTTGTAAACTTCGAAATAAATGGTAATCTGACATCAAATCAATCATTTTTCACGTGTTTACCAAAAATCTGTGTGTTAAAAGTTACTGAATTTTGCCCATATATGTTCTCTAACCCCTTGCcgttccattttctttacagttagagTGATTAAAACATCTTTATCCCAAAAAATATCGTAGAAgggaaattattttaaaataaatgcagccatacaaaaaatacaaattctcttttcccttctacgacattttcggGATAAaggcgttttaatcactgtaactgcaaagaaaatggtacggcacgGGGTTAACATGACTTTCACTGTATTCTCGGAAAATACGTATTTTAGCTCTTGCATATTGCTATTTGAAAAGATATAAGCAAGTAGCAAagcattaattatttttttcggACACTTTGGCTTCTGTTTTCATTGAGAAATCGGCGTACATGCGTAAACAGCGGCGCATTTCTCGGGAATCGGCCTTTGATCTTGTCGATTGAGCAACGTCCGTGTGACGATCGATTTGTGTCATCCTGGACCCGATTGCACTCGGTGGATCGGCTGGACGTATTAGCAAAAGGATGTTGGGCTGTACACGGAAACGTCGTGGCCTACTCACCAATAGGTTTCACCGAGAGGTCGTCGGACCGGCTGCCGAAAACGCAGCACAGGAGGAAGAACAGCGGTATGTGGTGTTTCATTTCCTGTTGGCTTGACACACGAAAAAATACCCCGGAATCGAACGCGCGGAAGAAGACCGATTAATGTGATCTGTGGTAGATGAGGCCACGCACGCATTCGACTGGAAGGCGCGTCAGTGAATTTAGTGGAGCGATATCACGTGGGTCATTGAAAGAGCGAGGGTCAACCGCTTTATCTGGCCCCCCTCTTATTCTTGCGTTGTTTCCTCCGTAGCCTCCCCATAATTCCGCACCACTTCATCGCCGTTAACATGCACGCTGCACGCCCGCGGTTCCCTAACAAGACACAACAGTCTAAATACGCGTGTACACAACTTTTCGTGGATTTCCTCCTCCACGCTTCGGCGTCCTCCAGGAAATGCAATTGTGCAAAAGCGTTTCTTCGCTTTCGTAGAACACGTTGCTTTCGTTTGCGCCGATTAAATATTCTTATCTACGCGACGTCCGATtcgcttaacactaaacctaccactaccggtcaaatgaccggttttatatgttTCATTTCATCATTAATCAGATTATGAAGTTgcatagggtaaactgtactattgctggcactgcagtagttattgggacttttgatttaaacggcaaatattaagaatttcttcttcttcttatttatatttcaaagcaacgttggaagttttcataacagagttccacatatgactgttagcaacgctggTACATCCAGCAAGACCGACAAATGaccacagtgcagtgtaaatagtgttttattaaaattttcgttacgggTAAGCATACTTTATCGCTTTATGACTTAATTTCGGACTGTGCCGCAGATGTAATAAGTGCGTATACgtttaattataaaagaaatagcctgtttaacgtttacttcttactgtGCCAATGACTCTACTacttgtcttacgattgttattcactgaatatattttataataaaagatttatgactcgtaaaactgttcgattttgctgaaaaatctctattagcttataataataacaagttaagctcgtttaaacatttcaaaagaaGATAAAACGATTTTGGCTTagagtgccaatcattgtacagtttaccctacatggaaattgattcgataaattttttcatCCAAGCACATGTAACAAAAATTGCAcaggatctaaataaatagagccttgtcatttttataagctaaaaccgtggctaaaacattttaatctatTATGTATAGTTATGCTATATTTTCTTGTTTTCGATCGTACCGTGTGAACTTTGTCAACTATAgtcgattttcaaaaattcttccagaaaatatttttattgtacaatatatGAAGTGTCTGTTCCTTGGGGTCTTGATGTTTAAATGATTTTTAGTAAAGTACAATCAAGTTCAATCTGCGAAAACCTGCAAGAACAATGAAAAATGTGTCTTGCTATTGCCTTGTATATATTGACTGGCACTTTCGGTATAATTTGGCACATAGTCATAGCGATCGGTATATTCCTGTTAGCGATTCTCGGTAATACGATAGGATTTTTAGCCTATTTAATGACATACCAATCGGAAGAACCCGCTGCCAATCCAAATGACCACGAGACGATTAGACCAACCAGCTGAGTTCACCGCAGAATGTTTAAAgttgaatgaaaattttgataaagcgGTTATGGATTTCAtgtaaatgttaaaaaaatcttgcggaaTAAGAGCACGCGAGTTCATACGTGTAagcagatttattaaaaaaagaagagattTATTAGAAAAGTAATAGAAATcattatattctatatatattctattctatatataataataacaacctAATAATATCTGTTTCTCTACAATGTCTTAAGCGTTACAACAGAGATACACACACTCTTTCGCAATACTTTTGTCATATCAAAGTCGTGTTTTACACGATCACGCCTTTACTTACGTCGGACggatttcaataaaaatggaCGGATTGGTTTGTCTGCTCATCGCGCTAAGACAATGTCAGAATTCCAGTGAATGTGCCGCGAGGTCATAATTCATAGTGCATACGTGACATGCACGGACGAAGCCCTTCGCATAGCATATTCTCGTGGAGAAGTCACGCTAGACCGTGACCATAAATGCTATAAATGACATTCATACATTTTGTACGCcactttttacttttttttgaaaataaaaagctACTATTCATCAATAATATCGACCTTTTCGGAGACCATTTCAATTTCCGTTATTACTTATCTACGGAAGAGACCTTTTAGATACTCGATGCGAAAGTAAAAACATTTCAACAGTAATATTGGAACGGCATAGTCATCGAGTTAAGTTTAGTCGCTTACCCTACATAGACATTTAATTGGTTAATTAGCTGGCATTGTCGATACTGCGCTGTGTGGGGTCGTTGGTCGCGAACTAGCGATGGACTGCGTGGTGGACGCGTTCAATGATTGCATGGTGCCAATCTGAAAATTAGAATTCGTTCTATAAACGTTCTATTAAAGAAAAGATGAGCTTGTCCGATAGGAAACTTACTCTCAAATGTGCGAGGTCTTCCAGCCTTGTGAGATCGCTCAACTCTATGTACAGAGAGTACACGATTAACCATCCGTAAATGGAAATACAAGTAAATACGGACCACAGGAAACACATCATGGCGTTGTAAGCGAATATCATATCGTTTACCGTACTGAAGAACAAAAATGCAAATAATCTGAAAGCAGCGAAACCCGCGAAACTATACAACCAAGGCACCATTTTCTTCTCGTGTTCCTTCCGCAAAGCACGTATTAGTATTAGGGACGTTGCAAAAATAACTATTCCACCAAGCATGGAAAACAATGCGAACACTACAAGGGCATTGCGAACTGGAACAAGACAACAGACAAATCTTTTGTACACTTATACTTTATTGCTTGTTTCAGGCCTAGGCAACACAATGCGTCGGAGTGGATGTGGTGGAGAGTGACTCGCCAAGCAGGCAAAGAGGAGGAGGAGCCATATCTGTTTCGTGAGCCAGCATTGCCCAGGCCTGACTTATtctatgagagagagagagagagagagagagaaattttaaaattatatattattcttACCATGCGGATTGCCTACATATACGAATTCATACGATATTATGTAGTATCCATAATGCGTTGAACCTGGCGCAGCTTGAGATAGACAGTAAAGATCAAATATTGCTGTACAAACTGTGAAAACAGCTAAACACTGAAGGAAAATATTGATTACTGTAAATCTATTTGAACATTTGTTTGCTTTAAACCAAGGGTGGCCAGCCTATGGCGCATTGCATCCTTGCGCCTACTTATTCTTTCGAAGTAGGTGCCACAACTGAATCCATCTTTGTATTTTTAACACGCAAGAAGGTAGAAAGAGTGCTCTAGTTGTATGACGCATTGAAACTCGTATGTGAAAAAGATTGACGCATGGTATGCAAAAGGTTGGTCACCCCtgtgttaacccttagcactcgagcagTGATTTTGAgatgccactaaaaattgctgtaccactatttaaaatattgtttacattattagatatgttggtatctaatcaatagactgcggatctttatacatttatagcaaaatagaatagattaaattcaaaattgttggaaaatttgaaaaattgaattcaatgcaatttttattttgcataaagatccgcagtctactaatcaattattaaacatttaagtactaTACAAGTTGTTACATCGATTTCGTAACCACCAAATTATAAGAATAATTgataatggaaatattctaggtcgaaagaaataattaattttcgagttgaaatagctacgagtgcaaagggttaaacaattACGAAGCGTAATACGTACCATTGCAAATATTCCAGTGAACATAGCACCCCTTTGTATGTCGAGAACATACGCATGTGTCAATATTGGCTTTTGATGCCATGGTGTCGTTTTGACACTGCGTACGCTACGTACACTGCGTACCATAATTGCAGGATGCAAGGTTATGGGGTTCTACACTCGCTAAAAAAATAGACAAATAGTCAAAACTAGTTACAAGAGAAAAATAGAGGGACGAAATGACTGTATAACAAATTACCAAAGAGaaaatgagagtgctcacgccctaCTTACGCCCTCCTTGTGTCGAGATAGGTTAGGTTGTAGATACTGTGATCGAACTTGTCAACAACAGTTCTATTTCGTGACAAAACCGATAAAACTGTCTGTAAAAATATACCGAATTTAAGCCACAAAAATAGTCCAAGTACCACGGAAAAGTTTCACCCGTTTCTTtgtaaatgtaaacataaagttGCATTTACACATACCGATTCGTCTGTAATTAATCACAAGCCGACGCCCGACTGCCCGACTGTTTGAATTGAGCCGAGAAATATCGATAATTGTCGAACATGCCCGAACTGTTTAAACGCGACATTCAAATACTTGCGCGGGAGAGCACATTTAACTGAACATTACTTTTAATACGTTCACGGCCGTTTAATTTTCACAAGTCAAGCAATAAGAtcaagaaaataaaaaacacaATGTTGAAAGACATATATACGAAAAATTTATTCGGAGAAAAAAGTTTCCACAGGAATCAGGCTGACAAAGCGCATCTAAAGCCAAGATTTCCAGCCGAAGTATCAGGTGTGTTTTGACTTCTGGCGGCACACCTATATCTAAAACAATAGCTCTCATGGCAAAGGTAGGATCCACCTTTTTTCACTTTGTCCGAACCATTAGGTGGCCCTATCTGAAAATACAGTTTAGTTTCTGAATAAATATCGCTATAAAAGGGAAGCGAAAATATAGATTGAAAACGTACAGGATTCGTAGACCCGCCCTTTTTCGCGCCATCGATCGTCCACCAATCAGACGTCCACTCCCATACATTTCCTATCACGTTGCGCAATCCGTATTTGTTCGGCGGGAATTCTGTAACTGGCGCGGTACCTTCGTATCCGTCCTCTACGGTGTTATTATTCGGGAAATCACCCTGCCAGGTGTTCGCTCTATacaatttattcagatttttatACGAATACTTCTATAATTTTCGTAAGTCGCCTGAAAGGCGATTTCAGTACGCTCGTATATTTCGAATTCTAATCTACAGTAATGGGTACGCAGTAATTGGTACATGGCTCTTTGTCGCCccgcagtaatacgtacaaaatgttatcgattttatttttgaatactTTCATATGTTGTATGAAGTTTTTGAGGGCCACCAATTCTTTTTGGTACGCAGAAcacaaattattatttcatgataaattaggaataatattcaataataaagtacgatcgaagcatgataccgcagtaattgGTACAGTTGTTCTACTAGGTTAATTCAGTTTACCTGTGTTTATCATTGGGAACAAATTTATTGCCCCACGGATATAGCCTGTCAGAAAGCCCGCCCCGACACGCTACTTCCCATTCTGCTTCAGTAGGTAATCTTTTCCCTAGCCATTTGCAATATTCGACAGCATCGTTCCACGATACGTGTACAACGGGATGATCCATCCTGTCTGGATCATTCAATTTTAATCCGTTGCTACATCCAACACAGGACCCTTGGACCATATATATTTATAGACCCGGCTTTAGATAACATGCCgtgttccaagattacttcatctaccagataacggatgtgggcaaagtgctatagTCTGTTGCGAAATCACAGTACCACAAGTAGGTATGACCATTGCCGCTGTATCTgcttctgtataaatatttataaaaactgtaactgtaatatacatttgattttattactcgttcatttttacttgactcttattattttaaatatggttataatttaatttaaaaagttaaATCTTTCCTAATTATTATT includes the following:
- the LOC143208769 gene encoding formylglycine-generating enzyme isoform X1, giving the protein MKSLLQLTLNMRSARLLVCAGMLFAMCQVAVCFENDHSHCGQGMSRQTKQSGKDDYCTVENDVSHMYSGESSDRLISMAKIDADTFSIGTNEPVFAADGEAPKRQVRLDAFYMDELEVSNSKFAAFVDATGYLTEAESFGDSFVFGGLLTEDVRTNSPAAVARAPWWLQIKNATWRHPEGPDSDLTHRMDHPVVHVSWNDAVEYCKWLGKRLPTEAEWEVACRGGLSDRLYPWGNKFVPNDKHRANTWQGDFPNNNTVEDGYEGTAPVTEFPPNKYGLRNVIGNVWEWTSDWWTIDGAKKGGSTNPVRFQSIFSLPFYSDIYSETKLYFQIGPPNGSDKVKKGGSYLCHESYCFRYRCAARSQNTPDTSAGNLGFRCALSA
- the Pasi2 gene encoding protein pasi2 translates to MVRSVRSVRSVKTTPWHQKPILTHAYVLDIQRGAMFTGIFAMCLAVFTVCTAIFDLYCLSQAAPGSTHYGYYIISYEFVYVGNPHVRNALVVFALFSMLGGIVIFATSLILIRALRKEHEKKMVPWLYSFAGFAAFRLFAFLFFSTVNDMIFAYNAMMCFLWSVFTCISIYGWLIVYSLYIELSDLTRLEDLAHLRIGTMQSLNASTTQSIASSRPTTPHSAVSTMPAN